Proteins co-encoded in one Chloroflexota bacterium genomic window:
- a CDS encoding thiamine-binding protein, with the protein MPRATLALQVLPLNAPDAMAAVDAAIAVIQDSGVSHEVGPMETTIEGDSLRELLDVAARAHDAAVTLAGGPVQTNIRMIESPAGIASMHEKTAPFREETSG; encoded by the coding sequence ATGCCCCGGGCGACGCTGGCTCTCCAGGTATTGCCGCTGAACGCGCCCGACGCGATGGCGGCCGTTGACGCCGCGATTGCGGTGATCCAGGACAGCGGCGTCTCGCATGAGGTCGGCCCGATGGAGACCACCATCGAGGGCGACTCGCTGCGCGAGCTGCTCGACGTCGCAGCGCGGGCGCACGACGCCGCGGTAACGCTGGCCGGCGGCCCCGTCCAGACCAACATCCGCATGATCGAAAGCCCGGCGGGCATCGCCTCGATGCACGAGAAGACGGCGCCGTTTCGCGAGGAGACGTCAGGGTGA
- a CDS encoding DUF1295 domain-containing protein, with translation MADPGLLGYAAATIGVFMTLVWLLSLLLRDASIVDVFWGLGFIVTGALAAWLGSGDAGRSALLLVLVAVWGLRLAGHIGWRNHGKPEDSRYQKFRANAGSAFWWRSYFTVFLLQGVVMWVVALPLLAALGEPQPSLPTAWDVAAIALWAIGLAFEAGGDLQLARFKANPANRGRVLATGFWGLTRHPNYFGDAVVWWGLGCLGLAVGAWWTLIGPLVMTVLLARVSGVTLLERSMIESKPGYREYVESTPAFFPRIPFLGPRG, from the coding sequence ATGGCCGATCCTGGCCTCCTGGGATATGCCGCCGCGACTATCGGCGTCTTCATGACGCTGGTGTGGCTGTTGAGCCTGCTGCTGCGCGACGCGTCAATCGTTGACGTGTTTTGGGGACTGGGGTTCATCGTGACCGGGGCGCTAGCCGCGTGGCTGGGATCGGGCGATGCCGGGCGCTCCGCGCTGCTCCTGGTATTGGTGGCGGTGTGGGGCTTGCGCCTGGCCGGTCACATCGGCTGGCGCAATCACGGCAAGCCCGAGGATTCGCGTTATCAGAAGTTCCGCGCCAACGCCGGGAGCGCCTTCTGGTGGCGCAGCTACTTCACCGTCTTCCTGCTCCAGGGCGTGGTGATGTGGGTGGTCGCGCTGCCGTTGCTGGCGGCGCTGGGCGAGCCGCAGCCGTCCCTGCCGACCGCGTGGGACGTGGCGGCCATCGCGCTCTGGGCCATCGGCTTGGCCTTCGAGGCGGGCGGCGACCTGCAATTGGCGCGGTTCAAGGCCAACCCGGCCAATCGAGGGCGGGTGCTCGCCACCGGGTTCTGGGGGCTGACGCGACACCCGAACTACTTCGGCGACGCCGTGGTGTGGTGGGGACTCGGTTGCTTGGGACTGGCCGTCGGCGCGTGGTGGACGCTTATCGGCCCGCTCGTCATGACGGTGCTGCTGGCGCGAGTGTCGGGCGTGACGCTGCTCGAGCGCAGCATGATCGAAAGCAAGCCGGGCTATCGCGAGTACGTGGAATCCACGCCGGCGTTCTTCCCGCGAATCCCCTTCCTGGGACCACGTGGATAG
- a CDS encoding DUF1365 domain-containing protein — protein sequence MSVASCLYTGVVMHRRRSPVAHEFRFPLFMAYVDLAELPGVFDGHWLWSARRPALAWFRRGDHFGDPALPLDEAVRRHVHEATGNRPEGPVRLLTHLRYFGYVFNPISVYYCFTPGGERLEALVAEVTNTPWGERHVYVVAPEPAGEGAQLRARFSKALHVSPFMTMDLEYRLSATAPGQDLDVRMAAIRDSAPLFEAALSLRRRPMTARALNGALIRYPLMTARVTAAIYWQALRLRLKGVPFVPHPGRSAPSSDRTLGRTD from the coding sequence GTGAGCGTCGCGAGCTGCCTCTACACCGGCGTCGTGATGCACCGGCGCCGGAGCCCGGTCGCGCATGAGTTTCGCTTCCCGCTCTTCATGGCCTACGTCGACCTGGCGGAGTTGCCCGGAGTGTTCGATGGGCATTGGCTCTGGTCGGCGCGGCGACCGGCGCTGGCGTGGTTTCGCCGAGGCGATCACTTTGGCGATCCGGCGCTGCCGCTGGACGAAGCCGTGCGGCGGCACGTCCACGAGGCGACTGGAAACCGGCCTGAAGGCCCCGTCCGGCTGCTCACCCACCTACGCTACTTCGGCTATGTCTTCAATCCGATCAGCGTCTACTACTGCTTCACGCCGGGCGGCGAGCGACTCGAAGCGCTGGTGGCCGAGGTCACGAATACCCCGTGGGGCGAGCGTCACGTCTACGTGGTGGCGCCGGAGCCTGCTGGCGAGGGCGCCCAGCTTCGAGCGCGCTTCTCAAAGGCCCTGCACGTTTCGCCCTTCATGACCATGGATTTGGAATATCGGCTGTCGGCGACGGCCCCCGGCCAAGACCTTGACGTGCGGATGGCGGCGATCCGGGACTCGGCGCCACTTTTCGAAGCCGCCCTTTCGCTCCGCCGCCGACCCATGACTGCGCGCGCGCTCAATGGCGCGCTGATTCGCTATCCGTTGATGACGGCGCGCGTGACCGCGGCGATCTACTGGCAGGCGCTGCGACTCAGGCTCAAGGGCGTGCCGTTCGTGCCGCATCCGGGACGGAGCGCACC
- a CDS encoding ABC transporter permease: MKPRLPRKVTRQVRDFAPALILIAGLLALWEVVSRAVEMPDWLLPAPSDIAASFGEAAPLLGPHVAATVTAAAAGYALALASAIVLAAAIDRWGLARRAIYPLLVTSQTIPTFALAPLLAIWFGFGLLPKVLVVALVCFFPIVVATVGGLRAADKEMLDLVRGMGASDRQLFLKVRLPAAVPSVISGMKIAATYSVIGAVIAEWTGASQGLGLYLLRASNSFQTDQVFAVIAVIALLSIALFGCVELVGRTVAPWTAAKEETSR, translated from the coding sequence GTGAAACCACGCCTGCCGCGCAAAGTGACCCGCCAGGTACGCGACTTTGCACCGGCGCTGATCCTGATCGCCGGCCTGCTGGCGCTGTGGGAAGTCGTGTCCCGGGCGGTGGAGATGCCGGATTGGCTGCTCCCCGCGCCCTCGGACATCGCCGCGTCGTTCGGCGAGGCCGCGCCCCTGCTCGGCCCGCACGTGGCCGCCACCGTCACCGCCGCCGCCGCCGGATACGCTCTGGCCCTGGCGTCGGCCATCGTGCTGGCCGCGGCCATCGACCGCTGGGGCCTTGCCCGCCGCGCGATCTACCCGCTGCTCGTGACCTCGCAGACCATCCCCACGTTCGCGCTGGCCCCGCTGCTGGCCATCTGGTTCGGATTCGGCCTGCTGCCCAAGGTGCTGGTCGTGGCGCTGGTGTGCTTCTTCCCCATCGTCGTGGCGACGGTCGGCGGCCTGCGCGCGGCCGACAAGGAGATGCTGGATCTGGTGCGCGGCATGGGCGCCAGCGACCGGCAACTCTTCTTAAAAGTGCGCCTGCCGGCCGCGGTGCCGTCCGTTATCTCGGGCATGAAGATCGCCGCCACCTACAGCGTGATCGGCGCCGTCATCGCCGAGTGGACCGGGGCCAGCCAGGGATTGGGGCTCTATCTGCTGCGGGCGTCGAACTCGTTTCAGACCGACCAGGTTTTTGCCGTGATTGCCGTCATCGCGCTGCTCAGCATCGCGCTGTTCGGCTGCGTTGAGCTTGTGGGCCGCACCGTCGCACCGTGGACGGCGGCCAAGGAGGAGACCTCACGATGA
- a CDS encoding polysaccharide deacetylase family protein: protein MQVRVELPEGVRCAMALSYDLEMCAGYSPVLVNHGRIMPPLRDYTLRLCTTAEDFGVQLHFFYVVNGLEDPDIDYLREILRRGHVIDNHTYSHMLLNYADPAQLGWELTTANRELDVKLGVQSTVLRGPGGLPAGLDRLLPNQRTILDSGFRWVSSHMESTMGKYGWAHDVAAPSRLQPYVYPTGLIEIPIQGWMDRLFFDFERNRDNDAMEAWRISEGHQPVPDGWECPWTDAAALDDWIAYNLAALDHAYDHGLLWVPTWHPYTHYLHDPANRALPALLAHARSKPEPVAVCTVRDAAAMLRVEDG from the coding sequence ATGCAGGTTCGCGTGGAGCTGCCCGAGGGCGTGCGCTGCGCGATGGCGCTGAGCTACGACCTCGAAATGTGCGCCGGCTATTCCCCGGTGCTGGTCAACCATGGCCGAATCATGCCGCCGCTGCGCGACTACACCCTGCGGCTGTGCACTACGGCGGAAGACTTCGGCGTGCAGTTGCACTTCTTCTACGTGGTCAACGGCCTCGAAGACCCCGACATCGACTACCTGCGCGAAATCCTGCGGCGCGGCCACGTGATCGACAACCACACCTACAGCCACATGCTGCTGAACTATGCCGACCCGGCGCAGCTCGGCTGGGAGCTGACCACGGCCAACCGCGAGCTGGATGTCAAGCTTGGCGTGCAATCGACCGTGCTGCGTGGCCCGGGCGGACTGCCGGCCGGCCTGGACCGCCTCCTGCCCAACCAGCGGACCATCCTCGACAGCGGCTTTCGCTGGGTGAGCAGCCACATGGAATCGACCATGGGCAAGTACGGCTGGGCGCACGATGTCGCGGCGCCGTCGCGCTTGCAGCCCTACGTCTATCCCACCGGCCTGATCGAGATTCCCATCCAGGGCTGGATGGACCGCCTGTTCTTCGACTTCGAGCGCAACCGCGACAACGACGCGATGGAAGCGTGGCGCATTTCAGAAGGCCACCAGCCCGTGCCGGACGGCTGGGAGTGCCCCTGGACCGACGCCGCGGCCCTGGACGACTGGATTGCCTACAACCTGGCCGCGCTCGATCACGCCTACGACCACGGCCTGCTCTGGGTGCCGACGTGGCATCCCTACACCCACTACCTGCACGACCCGGCCAACCGCGCCCTGCCGGCGCTACTGGCCCACGCGCGCTCCAAGCCAGAGCCGGTGGCCGTGTGCACGGTGCGCGACGCCGCCGCCATGTTGCGCGTCGAGGACGGCTGA
- the moaA gene encoding GTP 3',8-cyclase MoaA — MATTPVDTLGRHMRDLRISVTDRCNFRCPYCMPAEVYGEHYTFLPKSQILTFEEITRLAGIFVELGVQKLRLTGGEPLLRADLPNLVSMLAALPVEDLALTTNAHLLARHAESLAEAGLQRVTVSLDSLDDVVFRAMNGRGFGVDATLEGIAAAERVGLSPIKLNCVVVRGVNDHTIVDLARRYRGTGHTVRFIEYMDVGNLNQWQVDEVVTADEIVERIGAEFPLEPLPPNYPGEVASRFRYRDGGGEIGVIASVSQPFCGACTRARLSTDGHLLTCLFAFGGTDLRTPMREGATDAELRQLIGGVWQVRRDRYSEARAGLISDDGHGPDVQKVEMFQIGG; from the coding sequence ATCGCCACCACGCCCGTCGACACGCTTGGCCGCCACATGCGCGATCTGCGCATTTCGGTAACGGACCGGTGCAATTTTCGCTGTCCCTACTGCATGCCGGCTGAGGTCTACGGCGAGCACTACACGTTCTTGCCGAAGTCCCAGATCCTCACGTTCGAGGAGATCACGCGGTTGGCGGGCATCTTCGTCGAGCTTGGCGTGCAAAAGCTGCGGCTGACCGGGGGCGAGCCATTGCTGCGGGCGGACCTGCCGAACCTGGTGTCGATGCTGGCGGCCCTGCCGGTCGAGGACCTGGCGCTCACGACCAACGCCCACCTGCTCGCGCGGCACGCCGAGTCGCTGGCCGAGGCCGGACTGCAGCGCGTGACGGTGAGCCTGGACAGCCTGGACGACGTGGTGTTCCGCGCCATGAACGGGCGGGGCTTCGGCGTGGACGCGACCTTGGAGGGCATCGCGGCCGCTGAGCGCGTTGGCCTGTCGCCCATCAAGCTGAACTGCGTGGTGGTGCGCGGCGTGAACGACCACACCATCGTCGATCTCGCGCGGCGCTATCGCGGCACGGGGCACACGGTGCGATTCATCGAGTACATGGACGTCGGCAACCTCAACCAGTGGCAGGTGGATGAGGTCGTGACGGCCGATGAGATCGTGGAGCGTATCGGGGCCGAATTCCCGCTGGAGCCGCTGCCGCCGAACTATCCGGGCGAGGTGGCGAGTCGCTTTCGCTACCGTGACGGCGGCGGCGAGATCGGCGTCATCGCGTCGGTGAGCCAGCCCTTCTGCGGGGCCTGCACGCGCGCGCGGCTGTCGACCGACGGTCACCTGCTGACGTGCCTGTTTGCGTTTGGCGGCACGGATCTGCGGACGCCGATGCGCGAGGGCGCCACGGACGCCGAGCTGCGCCAGCTGATCGGCGGCGTGTGGCAGGTCCGCCGCGACCGCTATTCGGAGGCGCGCGCGGGCCTGATCAGCGACGACGGCCACGGACCGGACGTGCAAAAGGTCGAGATGTTCCAGATCGGCGGCTAG
- a CDS encoding ABC transporter ATP-binding protein, producing the protein MRPPPDSAAASPAVALRGVQATYLERGLRVEALHDVNLTVARGEFVSVIGPSGCGKSTMLNLIAGIDRPSGGEIAVDGRSAIGRTGLVAHMPQRDLLLPWRTTLQNAVLGPELRGEPDREARALAQLDRFGLEGFANAYPHMLSGGMRQRAAILRTILLDRDTLLLDEPFGALDALTRGEMQEWLLGIWSELAKTVLFVTHDIEEAIFLSDRVYVMTRRPGTMKLELAIDLPRPREREMTTSPAFVDAKRTLLHALLAETQR; encoded by the coding sequence ATGCGTCCGCCGCCCGATAGCGCCGCGGCGAGCCCGGCTGTGGCGCTGCGCGGCGTTCAGGCGACGTATCTCGAGCGCGGGCTGCGCGTTGAGGCGTTGCATGACGTCAACTTGACTGTCGCGCGTGGTGAGTTCGTCTCGGTGATCGGACCGAGCGGCTGTGGCAAGAGCACCATGCTCAACCTCATCGCGGGCATCGACCGCCCGAGCGGCGGCGAGATTGCGGTCGACGGCCGCTCCGCGATCGGCCGCACGGGCCTGGTGGCCCACATGCCCCAGCGCGACCTGCTGCTCCCCTGGCGCACCACGTTGCAGAACGCCGTGCTCGGACCCGAGCTGCGCGGCGAACCAGACCGCGAGGCGCGCGCGCTGGCGCAATTGGATCGATTCGGCCTGGAGGGCTTCGCCAACGCCTATCCGCACATGCTGTCGGGGGGCATGCGCCAGCGCGCGGCCATCCTGCGCACGATCCTGCTGGACCGCGACACCCTGCTACTCGACGAGCCGTTCGGCGCGCTGGACGCCCTGACGCGCGGCGAGATGCAGGAGTGGCTGCTGGGCATCTGGTCCGAGCTGGCCAAGACGGTGCTGTTCGTCACCCACGACATCGAGGAGGCGATCTTTCTGTCCGACCGCGTGTACGTGATGACCCGCCGCCCCGGCACGATGAAGCTGGAGCTGGCGATCGACCTGCCGCGCCCACGAGAACGCGAGATGACCACGTCGCCGGCGTTCGTGGACGCCAAGCGCACGCTGCTGCACGCGCTTCTGGCCGAGACGCAGCGGTAA
- a CDS encoding SMP-30/gluconolactonase/LRE family protein, with amino-acid sequence MPLRDVSEVETVAGDFNDGLDHPEGVTWGPDGQLYAGGEAGQIYRVDPDSGAITQIAQHEGFLGGVACDAEANVYVCAAYGGSVVRANADGSVTEITRGTPDQPMETPNYPCFHPSGDLYVSDSGEWDHDTGRIYRVRPDGSTDLVSEAPRYFANGMCVDASGEWLYVVESQMPGVSRLRVLSDGMLGERQVVATLPGDVPDGVQFDVEGTLYITLYTPSRIYRLEPAGRIQVLVDDPNHTQLSSPTNIVFGGPNLTDLFTANLGRWHLNRLRMPVPGIPLAYPPPIAM; translated from the coding sequence ATGCCACTACGCGATGTGTCCGAGGTCGAGACGGTCGCCGGCGACTTCAACGACGGCCTGGACCACCCCGAAGGCGTCACCTGGGGCCCGGATGGGCAGCTCTACGCCGGCGGCGAGGCTGGCCAAATCTATCGCGTCGATCCCGACAGCGGGGCCATCACCCAGATCGCCCAGCACGAGGGATTCCTGGGCGGCGTCGCCTGCGACGCCGAGGCGAATGTCTACGTCTGCGCCGCGTATGGCGGCTCGGTGGTGCGCGCCAACGCTGACGGCAGCGTCACTGAGATCACCCGCGGCACCCCCGACCAGCCCATGGAAACGCCCAACTATCCCTGCTTCCATCCCTCCGGCGACCTCTACGTCTCCGACTCCGGCGAATGGGACCACGACACCGGCCGGATCTACCGCGTGCGGCCCGACGGGTCCACGGACCTGGTGAGCGAGGCGCCGCGCTACTTCGCCAACGGCATGTGCGTCGACGCCTCCGGCGAGTGGCTCTACGTCGTGGAGTCGCAAATGCCCGGCGTCAGCCGCCTGCGCGTGCTGTCAGACGGCATGCTCGGCGAGCGCCAGGTCGTGGCCACCCTCCCCGGCGACGTGCCCGACGGCGTGCAATTCGACGTCGAGGGCACGCTCTACATCACCCTCTACACCCCCAGCCGCATCTACCGGCTCGAACCCGCCGGACGCATCCAGGTCCTCGTGGACGACCCCAACCACACGCAGCTTTCGTCCCCCACCAACATCGTCTTCGGCGGCCCCAACCTCACCGACCTCTTCACTGCAAACCTCGGCCGCTGGCACCTCAACCGCCTGCGCATGCCCGTGCCAGGAATTCCGCTGGCGTATCCGCCGCCGATCGCGATGTAG
- a CDS encoding cyclopropane-fatty-acyl-phospholipid synthase, translating into MVPDGVLRLGVRMALRRRLRALRRGEPQERFRALRNGPTAVATDAANRQHYEVPTEFFRLILGPRLKYSSCLWPAGVETLVEAEDAMLDLCAQRADLADGQRVLDLGCGWGSFALWAAERYPRSTITAVTNSRTQRDHIVGESRARGLANLDVLHANAAVDEIPGRFDRIVSIEMLEHIRDHGALLARLADRLDPDGRIFVHVFSHVRHAYAFEPEDGWMARWFFSGGTMPSLDLFDECAPAVRTVDRWVVNGRHYARTLGTWLGNVDKRRPQIVELFRGVYGDEAACLWLTRWRLFFIACEELFAYRGGREWVVAHHLFAPARVGEAQARRIA; encoded by the coding sequence ATGGTTCCCGACGGCGTCCTGCGCCTTGGTGTGCGGATGGCCTTGCGTCGACGGCTGCGGGCGCTGCGACGCGGCGAACCCCAAGAGCGCTTTCGCGCCTTGCGCAACGGGCCAACGGCGGTTGCCACGGACGCCGCCAATCGGCAGCACTACGAGGTGCCGACCGAGTTCTTTCGCCTGATCCTCGGTCCGAGGCTCAAATACAGCAGCTGCCTTTGGCCTGCGGGCGTCGAGACGCTCGTGGAGGCCGAGGACGCCATGCTGGATCTTTGCGCGCAGCGCGCCGATCTCGCCGACGGCCAGCGCGTGCTCGACCTGGGATGCGGCTGGGGTTCATTTGCGCTGTGGGCTGCCGAGCGATATCCGAGATCGACGATCACCGCCGTGACCAACTCACGCACGCAGCGCGACCACATCGTCGGCGAGTCGCGGGCGCGCGGCTTGGCCAACCTGGACGTGTTGCACGCCAATGCCGCCGTGGACGAGATTCCGGGTCGTTTCGACCGGATCGTGAGCATCGAGATGTTGGAGCACATCCGCGATCACGGCGCGCTGCTGGCCCGCCTGGCCGATCGGCTGGACCCGGATGGCCGGATCTTTGTCCACGTCTTCAGCCACGTGCGGCACGCCTACGCCTTCGAGCCCGAGGACGGCTGGATGGCGCGCTGGTTCTTCAGCGGTGGGACGATGCCGAGCCTCGACCTCTTTGACGAGTGCGCGCCGGCCGTGCGCACCGTCGACCGCTGGGTCGTGAATGGCCGGCACTATGCCCGGACGTTGGGCACGTGGTTGGGAAACGTCGACAAGCGCCGCCCGCAGATCGTTGAGCTCTTTCGGGGCGTCTACGGCGACGAGGCGGCGTGCCTCTGGCTGACGCGGTGGCGGCTCTTTTTCATCGCCTGCGAGGAGCTATTCGCCTATCGGGGCGGGCGAGAGTGGGTAGTGGCGCACCATCTGTTCGCCCCCGCCAGGGTCGGGGAAGCCCAGGCGCGGCGGATCGCCTAG
- a CDS encoding ABC transporter substrate-binding protein — protein MMISRRRTLGLMLGAAAVPLVGACGEEAKEPASVTLMLDWVPNTNHTGIYVARDFGFYDDENLQVSIVEPGVSGVAQAVAGGAAEFGISFQEEVTLARSEDVPLVSVAAIIQHNTSGFASPADRKIRRPRDFAGKKYGAFGWGPERQVLTALMQCDGGDVNQIEFVDIGAVDYFVAWERGDVDFVWIFEAWDGIRAQLQGFELDYIRLTDLDCIPDYYTPVLATSEAMIAENPDVVQRFVRATARGYELAIDEPSRGADTLIKAVDGIDADLVRASQDWLSPRYAEDVDTWGWQTRETWQGYASWMVNNDLLANTINPSNAFDNSFIENA, from the coding sequence ATGATGATTTCGCGACGCCGGACATTGGGGCTGATGCTCGGAGCCGCCGCCGTGCCGCTGGTGGGCGCCTGCGGCGAGGAGGCCAAGGAGCCGGCATCGGTCACGTTGATGCTGGACTGGGTCCCCAACACCAATCACACGGGGATCTATGTCGCCCGCGACTTTGGCTTCTATGACGACGAGAACCTGCAAGTCTCGATCGTCGAGCCGGGCGTATCGGGCGTGGCGCAGGCCGTGGCGGGCGGGGCCGCCGAGTTCGGCATCAGCTTTCAGGAAGAGGTGACGCTAGCGCGCTCGGAGGACGTGCCGCTGGTGTCGGTGGCGGCCATCATCCAGCACAACACGTCGGGCTTCGCCTCGCCGGCGGACCGCAAGATCCGCCGCCCGCGTGACTTCGCCGGCAAGAAATACGGGGCGTTTGGCTGGGGTCCCGAGCGCCAGGTGCTGACGGCGCTGATGCAGTGCGACGGCGGCGACGTCAACCAGATCGAATTCGTGGACATCGGGGCCGTGGACTACTTCGTCGCCTGGGAGCGCGGCGACGTGGACTTCGTGTGGATCTTCGAGGCCTGGGACGGCATTCGGGCCCAGCTGCAGGGCTTCGAGCTCGACTACATCCGCCTGACCGACCTCGACTGCATCCCGGACTACTACACGCCGGTGCTGGCGACCAGCGAGGCGATGATCGCCGAGAACCCGGACGTGGTACAGCGCTTCGTGCGCGCCACGGCCCGCGGCTACGAGCTGGCCATCGACGAGCCGTCGCGCGGCGCGGACACGCTGATCAAGGCCGTGGACGGCATCGACGCCGACCTCGTGCGCGCCAGCCAGGACTGGCTCAGCCCGCGCTACGCGGAGGACGTCGACACGTGGGGCTGGCAGACGCGCGAGACCTGGCAGGGCTACGCCAGTTGGATGGTCAACAACGACCTGCTCGCGAACACGATCAATCCCTCTAACGCCTTCGACAACTCGTTCATCGAGAACGCCTGA
- a CDS encoding FAD-dependent oxidoreductase — MRIAVIGAGVSGLVVARRLHAHHDVTVFEAGDEPGGHSRTLDVSRGGRTFAVDTGFVVFNDRTYPEFLRILDDLRVPTQRSEMSFSVRCDRTGIEYSGASLNAVFAQRRNLARPTFLRLVRDYLRFNRQAPKLLEADGRLTLDDYLEGADFSRVFRELYLVPMGAAIWSTDPARFGQMPIRSFVRFFHNHGLLGIRGKPQWYSITGGAREYVQALARPFRDRIHTRAPVTRVRRADDHVDVTVAGGHVAQFDQVVLATHSDQALRLLADPSPEERAVLGAIDYQANSVVMHTDTSLLPRRRRAWAAWNYYIAPDGGGRVATTYNMNRLQRLDAPETFCVTLNQDERIDDAAVIARMTYHHPTLNRAAFAAQRRWSEVNGRRRTWYAGAYWGYGFHEDGVVSGLRVARAIEAGA; from the coding sequence ATGAGAATCGCCGTCATTGGCGCCGGGGTGTCGGGCCTCGTCGTGGCGCGCCGGCTGCATGCGCACCATGACGTCACGGTCTTCGAGGCAGGCGACGAACCGGGCGGACACTCGCGCACGCTTGACGTGTCTCGCGGTGGCCGCACCTTCGCGGTCGATACCGGCTTCGTGGTCTTCAACGACCGCACGTATCCGGAGTTCCTGCGCATCCTCGATGACCTCCGCGTCCCGACACAGCGGTCCGAAATGAGCTTCTCCGTGCGTTGCGACCGCACGGGCATCGAGTACAGCGGGGCGTCGTTGAACGCCGTGTTCGCCCAGCGCCGCAATCTGGCGCGCCCCACGTTCTTGCGGCTGGTGCGCGACTACCTGCGATTCAATCGTCAGGCGCCAAAGCTGCTGGAGGCCGACGGGCGGCTCACGCTGGACGACTACCTGGAAGGCGCGGACTTCTCGCGCGTTTTCCGTGAGCTGTATCTGGTGCCCATGGGCGCCGCCATCTGGTCGACCGATCCCGCGCGCTTCGGCCAGATGCCGATTCGCTCGTTCGTGCGTTTCTTTCACAACCACGGACTGCTGGGGATCCGGGGCAAGCCGCAGTGGTACTCAATCACCGGCGGCGCCCGCGAGTACGTGCAGGCGCTGGCTCGGCCATTTCGAGACCGAATTCATACCCGTGCGCCCGTGACCCGCGTGCGGCGAGCGGACGACCACGTCGACGTCACCGTGGCCGGTGGGCATGTCGCACAGTTTGACCAGGTCGTGCTCGCGACCCATAGCGATCAGGCGCTGCGCCTGCTTGCCGATCCCAGCCCCGAGGAACGCGCCGTCCTTGGGGCTATCGACTACCAGGCCAACAGCGTCGTGATGCACACCGATACGAGCCTGCTTCCCCGGCGGCGCCGCGCCTGGGCGGCGTGGAACTACTACATTGCCCCGGACGGCGGGGGCCGGGTGGCGACGACATACAACATGAACCGCCTGCAGCGATTGGACGCGCCGGAGACCTTCTGCGTGACGCTCAACCAGGACGAGCGCATTGACGACGCGGCCGTGATCGCCCGCATGACCTACCACCACCCGACGCTCAATCGCGCGGCATTCGCCGCCCAGCGCCGGTGGTCCGAGGTAAACGGCCGGCGCCGGACCTGGTACGCGGGCGCCTACTGGGGCTATGGCTTCCACGAGGACGGTGTGGTGAGCGGCCTGCGGGTGGCGCGGGCGATCGAGGCCGGCGCGTGA
- a CDS encoding creatininase family protein — MAVTHRFQDMTWPEVNEAVSRGVIPLLPVGTVEQHGHHLPVKIDNWTSTEICEEAARRSNGRIMVMPSVSYGYTSHVMDFPGTVTIHHETFIRYVVDILKSLAYQGFKKIIMVNGHGSNINPLELAARRAMLESDAWVGIGGWWHFMAADPDFMSTWRESEFPGGCAHAGEAETSLALFFDPDMVYMDLAKDQITETNQRKSKYHWVDLWATGPVRMDSWTSTYTTDGTQGTPTLATAEKGRRIFEESVNNIVEFAEEFAAREMCPRVDHHVTPPTFSPPG; from the coding sequence ATGGCCGTCACGCACAGATTCCAGGACATGACCTGGCCGGAGGTCAACGAGGCCGTCAGCCGCGGCGTCATCCCGCTGCTGCCGGTCGGCACCGTCGAGCAGCACGGGCACCACCTGCCGGTCAAGATCGACAACTGGACCTCCACCGAGATCTGCGAGGAGGCGGCCCGGCGATCCAACGGCCGCATCATGGTCATGCCGTCCGTCAGCTACGGCTACACGTCACACGTGATGGACTTTCCCGGCACCGTGACCATCCATCATGAGACGTTCATTCGCTACGTGGTGGACATCCTGAAGAGCCTGGCCTACCAGGGATTCAAGAAGATCATCATGGTCAACGGACATGGCTCCAACATCAATCCGCTGGAGCTTGCCGCGAGGCGCGCCATGCTGGAGAGCGACGCCTGGGTGGGCATCGGCGGCTGGTGGCATTTCATGGCCGCCGATCCCGACTTCATGTCGACCTGGCGCGAGTCCGAGTTTCCCGGCGGCTGCGCTCACGCCGGCGAGGCCGAGACGTCACTGGCGCTCTTCTTCGATCCCGACATGGTGTACATGGATCTCGCCAAGGACCAGATCACCGAGACAAACCAGCGCAAGTCCAAGTACCACTGGGTCGACCTGTGGGCCACCGGTCCGGTGCGGATGGATAGCTGGACCAGCACCTACACCACCGACGGCACGCAGGGCACGCCCACCCTCGCGACCGCGGAGAAGGGCCGGCGGATCTTCGAGGAGTCGGTGAACAACATCGTCGAGTTCGCCGAGGAGTTCGCCGCACGCGAGATGTGCCCGCGCGTGGACCACCACGTCACGCCGCCCACATTCAGCCCGCCGGGCTAG